The Phlebotomus papatasi isolate M1 chromosome 3, Ppap_2.1, whole genome shotgun sequence genomic sequence tctcatattacttgcattttattagatatatagtcattcgaggagagatggaacaccttttttatattcaatattgcggatgaGTTTTGAATGCGAGGCAAAGACAAATCTCACTGGTGTATCATTTGAAGattctaaatttaagatatcaatattagaaatgcctagatgaaaatagtcacttcaaaaaattggaattaaaaaaaagttgcattttgaggcactcgAAAAAAGTGcgggtgagatggaacacccccaCAAAGAATTCTTGTAAAgcaatttttctatattttacagaatgttaaagttaaaattttaaccaaaaatgcatattacaaaaaaggaaaaaaaatctgatttcacgattttttagtTTTACCATAAAATACCATAAAAgttgaaaattcttttagatttagattgTATTTTTCAGATAAGAATTACGagctgtaggggagactggggcaaagagtcacaaaacggatattttattttttttacaagctactcgagcgcttcaaaaatttctaattagcgcagttttataggaaatttaccgctctacaactttgtgaaagtaatttttctctattttgtaaggaaatacgtttatcgagccaatttctaaaatgtaattttgtgactactctcaaaaatgctggggcaaatagtaccaggcatggggtattatcatattttaattcgcttcattacgggcttccgtaaatttgaaaaaatatctaaaaggacatattttcatagaaaatttattcatctacacctttgtaaaacaccgttttctctgcgagaaaagtgagaaaacgagaaaagcactttttaagctattttagaaaaaaaaacacacacacaaaagactacatatcgtttgaccaatgcaaacaacaagcggtgagacatgataatgacgtttcttatCGTTGTGAGAcattagaaattgcttcgcttttttgttactttttactctacaccttttgttactttttaccccaagtggtcgtttttaataaaaggatttctagagaaaagaacttttgtgaaattctaaaatagatagcggattcgtattcaaaaaatccaaattatttagaaaatattcaccaatgcatcaattttggaaaataagtaggtaataactgttatcttctgcaaggaaaatatttcaaaaataggactaaaaatttcgatattttttattttctaaattccttgttcgaattctaaaaaacttacgacattgaagaaggtctatgggggctatctatagaaaaaaattgagccgctatcttttttaccttggaagatattgaattttgcatttttcgatttgtgactttttgccccagtctcccctacatttccCCCCAATTAGGGACTGCTTTGACCGCTTTAATGATCGTATCGAGGTGCTTGTCTAAACTACTCATTAGTCCGctattttgtctattttttgtgatattttttctgaaaaaaaattttaagcaagtACCTTAAATACGTATAAACATAATACCATAATTTTCAAGACTattcatttcattgttttcaaaaaaattcgtaaaaaacAGCTCACTTTTGGTCGCCTAATTAAGGACATGGCCTTAAGACGCGACGCCTTAGTTTCCCTTTAATGAAAACCCTGCAACTCATTATGGAAcgcttaaaatttgtaaattgtgtgtttaatttttttattgcacaCAGAAATACCAGCTAACACCGATAGTCACCGGAAAAACAtcctttaagaaaaataaatcccTAATATAAAGGCATCGTTTGGTACTCAGGATCAGATCACGATCCAGGAACGAAAACACCgcttttgatcttttttttattttaaatatttattttattttttgatatctTTGTAGCTTTGAAGGGCATTCATGTTATCAGTGAAAATAACAAAGACCAAAGTAGAAAAAACATCGAAATATTAAAGTCCTTTCGATTTTTAGGCATTCCACAAGTcacatttttctctcttttattaattttatagtgTTAgcaattcaaaggaaatttaatCCTGATACAAAATCTTAATATCATGCCCAATAtgcttaatattatgaaaacatttttaattttaaacatttttaaaaatagagaagaataaATAATGCAAAGCTCATCTCCGTGACGTCTTACAAAAAAACAATAtgttttactatttttattacTGATTCCGAAAGCAATCTTATGCATGAATATCACGATGcatttcccgagaaaaaaaactgttaattATGCAGTATTTTGTTCTTCAAACAGTGATATGAGAGTTGGCAGAAACTCATAAAGAATATAAAGAGTATCAAACGTAAAATCTTAATCAGATCTACGTGAACGTATTTGCTGTGGGTGCGGAGAAAATAGCTGATCTCTTATGCATTTCCGACTGATCAATTAGTGGCAGAAGCGAGAAAGATCCAGTTAGAACAATCACTTCCGGAACTTTTTTTGCCTGGACAGATGATACGccaaaaatgcaaattaatgtgagaaaattgagaaaaaccaGAAAATACAATGCTTatctaaattctttttttttatttgggtcTTATTTTCTCATACATATAACTCTGGAGGATATTTTTTCCGGGAAGAGTCATTTTCTTCTTCATGTAATAGAACTGTTGAGCTGCAAACTCATACAGTTCATTCTCCATCTTCCACACTTCACTCTCTTGAATCTTGTCCACTGTATCTTTATTGGGTTCAATTTTGGACGTGGTTATCCTCAGATGACTTCTATTCGAATTGGTGTAGTGATTGAGGAATCCTGTAAACAGGCGCGGCAGAGCAGCTTCCAGCAGTGAAATGAAATCCTCCATCTCTTCAGTCAGCCCAACAAGTGCATATTCATACACTAGATTGCGTTTAGCCTGAGCCAGAGCCCAAGAACTCCCAGGCTCCCAGCACTCAGCTGCATGGCCACAGAAGAAGGGAATCTGCAGCCACATGAGCTTGGGATCGCAATCTGCCTGCTGCTGATCTACACACTCATCGAATGTCATCTTATCTCCGGCTTTCCGACGCACCAAATTGGGTCGGTAATTGTCTCCGAAACGCAGGAAATAGTAATATGACACAAGCCTGTCCAGAGGCTTCCGGATTAAGTTAATGTACAAAGGTTTGGTAGGCATTCCGAATCTGCAAGATAAACATTGATATTTCTATAACTTGGAAATCCCATGCCTTCTTCTCTGTTATGTTCAAGaaacattttctatttaaaatcgTTTTATAGTTGTAAGgattaatgaccagcgcacattAATTATACTGCTCTAACTCCACAAATAGAGcagtattatttatttaatcataaattcatgtccctgtacaattttttagtacaaaaaggGGCTGTAAAGtgagtggtggaaataagtataattccaccctaTTATCCTTAtaaaaactcaacaaaaaaaagaagtctcGAAAAAAGTCAcaccccgtcaaatcattattctacctgccgattttactctgaggttttttgaattttaacggtatattccagtgtattcagagaaaatctgtagattttctgctgaatttctgctagaaaatctgtagattttcggcagaatttctgcagaaaatctacagattttcggtagaatttctgccgagaaaatcggcatagtgtccattacttcacaaaaatattgttgatttatatagaaactgtaggagttataaagaaaatggtatgttctgcttaacaagcattaccgattaaacattttaaataagtaaaaagatgcgagcaaaaatactaattttttaaaaatcgcccatggaatgatacaaaaacacgaaatttaggtcgatactctgcttaaagttttcacttcacttttctctacttgtaacacggcgtcgcagaattctttattttatataaacaccgtgatatcacaaaaaataactctattgaattttgcaaacttcagtgaaaaatttttccatctcttctgacacatcttgtctggaaagtctggaatgtagaaaaaatctacagaaaatcggcagaatatctacagaaattcgtcagaaaatctgccgaaatattctgacgaattttgtcccaagcccaaataaaattcgtaagaatatctacagaattatctgcagatattctgtagaggtgtagattttctctacagaaatcttaaagatatctgcagatattatttgacgggacgtacagggtggctgaaaaaaaagcAACAACTTTCCAGGGCGCATAGCTGTCAAACCGCTAGTGACAgcggtttcatattttgcattgtcgtagggtaaagtggtgcaagttggacattggtacaatttggacagggctttttgtcttaataaatttagtacttcatttttatttgtatatttttaatgctttagttttataatttggttccttgtgtttaaaaacaaattttgtactgtatttatcaagaaaaaagccatgtccaacttgtaccgacgaattgtccaacttgtaacactaattccaaattatgtcactttaccctagttcattttattggctgaaggcctacaaaagcattttcgataatattttgtaaaactttttttaaatcgtaATGGAACACAAATGTGACAATTTAACGTCGCTATTTTTTTGCAGGAAATGCGGAAGTCACTATcgttagggctcttcaaaacccTGAATGTAACTAAACTTTCcatttttcgaaacataacttggtacagggatacgaataacattttaaaatgctttggtggaggtctataaaaaattgcttcattgctagtcatcgttcttaaagtgaagaagcaaattgaacaaaatctgcgtcacatctgcaaacaaacgatctctgagacacatagatcgcaaataactatgaaataaatattgttaaaggacctctatatgttgccttaaaaattctgaaaattaagagacatcgtcgatcctcataaagaagttatgctcgatcgacgaaggagtgaattcgcttgcacgttcatggtcagttccagaatgtcattttttcttagaagaaaaattttcaatttagcaATAAATGTGGAAACAAAATGATTATGTCTATCTGAAggaaagatcatacgataatttagacgttTGAATGACCACCGGAAGTCAAGAACCACCTTATTTGAAGGCCTGGTcttccttgaagacaaattatcgctttccactAAGGTTTTTAGAGGCTATACCGTCAAAATGAATGCCAATGTGTTTCtggaaattgtcctggaaggagtgttggagtcgtggacaaacaaaaattttagtaagaagtaaTGGAAGTTCGATCAAGACTCGACAACGTCGTAGAAATCACGCACCGAACAAGGTTTGGCTAAAAAAGATGTTTCGCAGTTCATTTTGGGAGCACAATGACCTCAAcggttttaaccctttaaggacgattgggtcaccggtgacccaaaaatgaaacttttcctacggtcatctaaagttgagttttgctttaaaaagtcagaaaaagtgattttttcttacCCCCTATTTttaaccttctcgtccttaaagggttaagatgcAAGATCGTTTGACTCCTCCAAAGgaggcattttgttggtcaaggttaagactaaaaagtaacaaagtgTCGATGAGCTGAAGGCAGCCCTTCCTCGTGAATAGCAGGACATTCAGAAGGCTGACATTCGTGCAAACTGAGATAGCGCTTCCGACAAACTTAAGAccataattaagtcaaaataagatcgtattgaacaaaaccgataatattctaaaattttgatgtatttactaccattttttctttatttcaaaaaagttgaataaaaaatgaagataatatagcgctttagtttgttgtactttttttcagccaccctgtagatCACAAAACCTCTCTTCATTCCAtaataaaaaatcgacattttgattttttattctaagtatttttaaaattataaaagaattttgttttttaggctggaaataagtataattccactcaataaatttagcaCTAGAgtatttattttccatcaatttaaggttaatatcttttaataattttatttttaacaataattaataaattaaattccattttataaacttttactttaatttttgttcaaataccGTGTGGAAAATGCTTGaataacaaaaataaaggaaaaattaaagttttgatgGCGATGGATCTTaggaactaagaaaaatgactaggtcctaccagataattgtcaaatttgtcaatatatgTGCTATACATGCCTCTTAAAGTATTACAAGGGTCAAAAGTCTTCTGTTGTTAGAGGCTAAACGAactttttgcctctaacagtgttgcttttcagtggaaaaaaagattttttcgcCGAAATTTGATTGCAAAACTATTCTTTCTCTTTAGTCTGGTTATGTGCTGATGGTTTTGTATCAAAATCGCATTCGTAAGTGGCCTTGGGTAATCGTCGcatcaaaactaaaaattaatacaaaaacGGTTTTTAACAGTTTAATCAACATGACAtgttttaagctatttttgagagtttcaaagtaattttttgcataaaaattaatgATAGATATTTCTTTCGCTTGTTTTTTGTCTGAAAAACTAACTTTAAAACTCTCAAATAGCTTAAAACATGTCATGTTGATCAAACTGTTAAAAGCcttttttgtattaatttttagttttgatgCGACGATGACCCAAGGTCACTTACGAACGCGATTTTGATACAAAACCATCAGCACATAACCAGACTAAAGAGAAAGAATAGTTTTGCAATCAAATTTCGgcgaaaaaatctttttttccactgaaaagcaacactgttagaggcaaaaagtTCGTTTAGCCTCTAACAACAGAAGACTTTTGACCCTTGTAATACTTTAAGAGGCATGTATAGCAcatatattgacaaatttgacaattatctggtaggacctagtcatttttcttagttcctAAGATCCATCGCcatcaaaactttaatttttccttaattaatgtaaaagtttataaaatggaatttaatttattaattattgttaaaaataaaattattaaaagatattaacattaaattgatcaaaaataaatactctAGTGCTAAGTTTATTGAATggtattatacttatttccagccttaaacaaaaatctaaaaaacaaaattctattacgattctaaaaatacttagaataaaaaatcaaaatgtcgattttttatgttggcatgaaagAACGTTATGATTTACGTATGACTTTTTTTCGAgacttctttttttgttgagtttttaTAAGGATAatggggtggaattatacttatttccaccactgtataatccctcgattttttcacccccacCCCCAAAATTCCGTCCTTCCACGCCCCAGGGACAACTTTTCTGAACAATTATCTCCATTTCGCAGAAAACGTCACGCTGTCCGTCTGCCGATCCGTCTGTCCGTACGGCCCTTACTACGTCTAGATGTAAACTACCGGTCCGATCCTTAAGCTAAAATGATTGAttgttactttagtccttcaattacttggaaaaaatagcccgacagagatggaaatgcattttgttgttcttttctcgcttcacgtGAGGTcattgctcaaaatggcggacggaaaatgcaacatcccgtcgaatttgttaaaattgaccttcatcctctttcctgatttgaattctggttgccaatgtgttttcttggatagttactttatctaaatcaatagagtttgtaatgaattaatgaacagaatttaaattcagtgaccgttaagacgcgtgtttaaGGGCGGCTCCctgcgcccccataatggataaaaattatttcttttcaaaaaaatcatctattaacctgtaggaaactaatcccaaaatatgaacatgctatctcaagtatttctggtacattgactgaatgggttaaggtaACTATTCTGACGTTCTAGACCAAACTGACTCTCTCAGCTATCCAACTTATAGGTACAGTGACAAAAATCCAGAGAGCAGACACCGCGGTCGCTTAGAAGCGGCCCAGGAACGAATTTGAGTAGTAATATTTATAACAGTCaaggttttatttataaacGCATACAATTCATTGAGAATATGTGTACATAAAGGCCAAAGGGTTAAAGTTagaatttcagaatttttggAGGACCCCCTGAAGTCGAATTTATGACCATTAAGCTGCCCCTCCTTTCCCAGCCAAACCACCCCTTCGCTTCTTACTTTTGAGTGACTTATGAATCGTTCTAAATTGATTGAGAACCTGTAACTGCGCAAAGACTATGATGCCCCCCCCCCCTttctggatatattttagagattacctagaCCAcctagcggacatttcgtccatatacgaaaataccgtcaAATCATTCCTGATAACGGCTTTTCGAAGCCAAAGGTCAAAAAGACTCTACggaacatatttctcaacctTGAATTATCTGACAATGTCATGTCCAGTTTCAATCAATTATAAACCGATATGATCCGGTTTTGAAcagataactaatttttgtccgatttataaatcgggtTAAATAGGTTAAGAACcggtaaattataaattatgttaATTGAGGTATAGTAGGTATAAGCtcgagcattccacaaagcATAGGACGCTTTGGCATAGTGTTATCGATTGAATTCTTCCATTTTATGTAGGCTAGTcgtatttttgagaatttaagaaggaaaatttaactttattcgcatttaaaaatgtgtttttttttttcactataatcGTTGaacatttactaaataaaatatgtCAGTCTCATTAAaaacgataatcgtagtaattggTTTTTACAGTGTATGACAACTATTTCAAAAGGATAATCATTCTTTGCTTCGATAATGATTGGAAATGTTACTATAATATGAGTGTTAGTTGTGTTAGGTCCATTACATAtatgataatcgtagtaattttgGTTTTACATCATACAgcagactctcactcaatcgactctttttcaatcgggcgaaaaattttgttgacaattttaacttttaattatgaagctaattcgctgtaattcttcctattttatcgtgtttctttataattgagcgctttttgtggaatttacaaaggctttgatgacCAAATCTATctataaaccggatgacattttaccccaaatgcccaattgagagacaGTCTACTGTATGTCAAACAATAATGGttgtaaaaatcaattttcatctgAAAATGTGGATTTCTCATTTCAATAATCGTTGGAAATGTTTCTACAATAATCGTGTTAGTAAGTACCATTACACATGATAATGGATTAAAGTACTAGCTAATTTGAAacaataattgtaaaattgaacTTTCGTCTGGAAATGTGTATTTTTTGCTTTGGAAATGTCACTACAATAATTTTGTTAGTACCTTTTCacacgataatcgtagtaatttgtttttaaagggTACACCAgctaattttgaacaaaaaaaatttgtgcaATTCAGCTTTCGGCTGGAAATGTGTATTCTCTGCTTTGTAAATGTAACTAAGATATTCTTGATAATACCATTACACatgataatcgttgtaaaacTCAACTTTAGTCTGGAAATGAGTAGTCTTTGCTTCGATAACCGCTAGAAATGTTATTACAATAATCTTGTTAGTACAATTACacacgataatcgtagtaatttctttttaaaggaTACACCAGCTTATTTTAAACAAGAATCGTTGTACAATGCAGCATTTGGCTGGAAAATGTGTATTCTTTGCTTTGTAAATGTAACTATAATATTCTTGATAATACAATTACACatgataatcgttgtaaaacTCAACTTTTGTCTGGAAATGTGTATTCTTTGCTTCGATAACCGTTAGAAATGTTATTACAATAATTTTGTTAGTACCATTACacacgataatcgtagtaattttttttttaaagtgtgtCAACTAATTTCAAAAGATAATCGTTTTGGAATTCGACTTTAGTCTAGAAATGTTTATTCCTTGCTAGGATAATCGTTGAAAATATTACTACAATAATCGTGTTTGTCACATTACACACGGTAATCGTTGTAAAATACGACTTTCTTCTGGAACTTTGCTTGAAATTGCAATAAATcgcaatacagtagactctcgctcaatcggctctttttcaatcggtcgAAAAAatttgttaacaattttcacgcgtttaattatgaagctaatttgctcaaattcgctgtagttcttcctgttttatcgtgattctttataattgagcgctttttgtggaatttataaaggctttgacgcccaaatctatcgataaaccggatgacatttcgccccaaatgcccaattgagagagagtctactgtacttccaATTATCCCAATACGCATGATAATCGTAGTATTTCTTTTTCTGTGCGATTCCCAAAATTCCCCCAACAATatttctcttcattttttttaatgtcactAAAAAGATCCCCAAGATCCCTTATCACATGGAAAAAAGCGaaacattaaagaaaaattttattgaccaaGGAAATATAGACAGAATTTCCACTTTTGACATCCTTTTGTGAGATTTAAACAAACTAGGATACGTTGTAATATTTTACTACGACATATTATTTACGACACGTCTAAAATAACCGTCTACAAACCTTTATGATCTTTGGGTAGTATACGGGTAGTACCATATAGTTTCATTATGGTAGTACTTACTTGGAAAAGTCCAGAAATGCCATGTGGCCATGATAAAGAGCCGGCTTCATCTGATTCCAAGCTGTGATGTTCCGGACAAAATCTATTTGATTTGGTAGCGACAGAACATGCATGTTTCCCGAGATATTGATATGCAGGACATGGAAGTGATTCTTCTTGCAAAGATCATAAGCCAGATTGACAAAGGATGTGGATCCAGTCTTTGGGACTCGGTTGTAGATCACAATTAAGTTCTCATTGAAGCTATAAGTATCTTCCGGACGTCTCCCGCTCAGCTGACTCGTCCTCTCATTAACATCATTACTTCTGGATTGAGATGCTGCGATATGGAAAGCAAATTATGATAGGATTTAATTGAAATCATGAGCTACTTACCTATGTTCCTCCTTATCTCTTCAAGTTTCGAGGAAAGGGAGTAATTGTAAAAAACACTAATTATTGTTGTGCTAAGTAAAATAACGGCAATTACGATGTATTTTGGTTTAGTCATATTCAATTGGTATCTCATGGTACATGGAAGTTCTATGCACTACTTAAGTCATTTTCCGCCACGTAAAAAACTCTTAAAGTTAACAAAATCGTGCAAAACATGTCTTTTTGGGGcaataaaaaacatttattttgacAGCTGACTCATCGACTcagaaaatataaacaaaaatctcatcgtTTGCATATGATTCGATGAATTCTTTTATCCAGGATTTTGAATGGAAAAACCGTTACTTGAGGTATGGAATAATATTCTCAATGAACCATTCTTTGGTGAATTGCAGATGATTTCCTTCACATTCCAGGAAATCCATGGGCACAGAACGAAGCCCCAGGCGATCTTCTTTGAAGAGTCTGGTCTTTCTCAATGGCAGGACGTCCTGATCACTACCCGGAGCGTAGAATCCAA encodes the following:
- the LOC129805557 gene encoding heparin sulfate O-sulfotransferase — protein: MRYQLNMTKPKYIVIAVILLSTTIISVFYNYSLSSKLEEIRRNIASQSRSNDVNERTSQLSGRRPEDTYSFNENLIVIYNRVPKTGSTSFVNLAYDLCKKNHFHVLHINISGNMHVLSLPNQIDFVRNITAWNQMKPALYHGHMAFLDFSKFGMPTKPLYINLIRKPLDRLVSYYYFLRFGDNYRPNLVRRKAGDKMTFDECVDQQQADCDPKLMWLQIPFFCGHAAECWEPGSSWALAQAKRNLVYEYALVGLTEEMEDFISLLEAALPRLFTGFLNHYTNSNRSHLRITTSKIEPNKDTVDKIQESEVWKMENELYEFAAQQFYYMKKKMTLPGKNILQSYMYEKIRPK